TTGCAGCACGGGTAGCCGCCAGGTCTTCGAGAAGGTGCACTGTGCGGCATGAGTAGCGTTCGAATGCGCTGTAATAGCCGTACGGCGCCTCAAGCTCGAGCTTGAAGCGCAACTCGTTGTAGAACCCGGCTTCGGTGGGGGCGGTGCCTGAGAGTCCGTTACCGATTCGAGTGACGAACGTAGGGGCGCTCTTGATGAAGAGCGTGGCCGGCAAATCGTCGGATTCAGTGATTGCGCTGTAACGCAGGTGCATTCGCGCGCGAACCGACGTGCCTGCTGAGTGACGTTCGATTGAGACCGATTCGATCCGCCTCCCACCGAGCTTCGGCTGCAGCACGCGGTTGAGCCACGCCGGAGTGATCTGCTCGACGCGGCCAGGCACGGCCGCGTCTGCCGATACCGGCGTTCTTCGCAAGCCATCCACAACCGTGCACGCCGCCATCGGCGCCAGCGAACCCAGAATCTGTAGTCCGCGCCCGGCTGAGGGTGGACCGCCAATCGTCGGCGGCACTGGGTGGCCACTTTCGGCCCGACCAGTACTCGTCCTCGTCATGATCGAGAACCAGTGAGTCCTCGACGAGTCGATCGGCTTCCAAACAGAATCACGCACCGATACTAGAGCATAGTCCGTATCGCGCTATCATAAATTCCGATTTTGAAGAGGACCACCGTCGCGTTGCCGCTGGGGTCAATACGCGGCGGACCTCGATCACGAAGTGGGGATCGCCGTGCGCATGCACTTTGCCGACATCTGGGAGTCGATCGCGCTTGCCAGGCCCGACGCACCTGCTGTGATCCAAGGCGATCGCCTGCTCAGCTGGCGTGACTACGAGCGCCGCGCGGCCCGCTTTGCCGGGTTGCTTGAGCAACGCGGTGTCGGGACCGAGGCGAAGGTCGCCATACTGCTCCACAATTGCCCTGAATACCTCGAAACCCAGTTCGGCGCGCTCAAGGCGCGTGCGGTGCCGGTCAATGTCAACTACCGCTATTGCCCCGGCGAACTCGTGCAGTTGCTCGAGAATGCCGACGCGGAGGTGCTGGTCTATCACTCGAGCCTGGCCGAACGGGTCCGACCGGCGATCGCGCGGCTTCCCGATCTGCGCCTCCTCCTCGAGGTGAACGACACCGAGGTCGATGACAGCACCGCCCAACACGCCCCGTCGGTGCCCGGTGCACTCACTTACGAGTCAGCCCTGGCTGGCGCGGCACCCCAACCTGTGATCGCGCGCTTCGAGGACGACCTCTACATGCTCTATACCGGCGGCACCACAGGGTTACCCAAGGGGGTGATGTATGACATCGGCGACATGACCCGCACGTTTCTCAACGGTGGGGCTACTTTGTACGCGCAAAGCTCGGCCACCGATCCGATTGTGACCGCACCGCATGCCCTTGTGACGGCTGAGCGGCACTACGCGAACGCGACTCTCGCGTGTCCACCACTGATGCACGGCGCAGGAATGTGGATCGCGGCAATGACGCCGCACCTCTTCGGTGCCCCGGTCGTGCTCCTGCCGAACCGCAGCTTCGACGGAAAGGCTTTTCTGCACACCGTCGCCGAACAGCGCGTCGCGGTGGCCGTTATCGTTGGCGACGCTTTCGGACGGCCGATCGTCGACGCGCTAGATGCCTATCCTCCCGGCCTCGATCCGTTGGAACTGAGCAGCCTTCAGGTGATCGTATCGAGCGGGGCGATGCTGTCCGACGGTGTCAAGGACCGCCTAATCGAGCATCTCCCCGAGCTGACCGTGCTTGACATGCTCGGTTCCAGCGAGGGATCGATGGGTCGTTCAGTCGCGAGGCGCGGCCTCAGTCCCGGCGCCGCCCGGTTTGTTCCAAATCCTGGTGTGCGCGTTGTACGACAGGACGGCAGTGAGGTAACGCCAGGGTCCGGCGAGGTCGGCACCGTCGCCATAGCGGACACGATGGTTCCGCGCGGCTACTACAAGGACCCCGAGCGCAGTGCGCGAGCCTTCCCGGTGATAGACGGCGTGCGGCATTCCCTGCCCGGCGACATGGCGACGGTGGACGCCGATGGCTCGGTGCGACTGCTGGGGCGAGGCAATGCCTGCATCAACACCGGGGGCGAGAAGGTGTATCCCGAAGAGGTCGAACAGGCGATCAAAGCTCATCCCTCCGTGGCCGACAGTTTGGTGTTCGGCGTTGAAGACGAACTGCTCGGCCAACGTGTTGTGGCGATCGTCGAGTTCACACCTGGTGCCGAACCTCCGCCTGACGAGGCGGTCATCGGCGGTGTCCGCGACCGCTTGTCGAGGTACAAGGCGCCGCGCGAGATCCGCCGCGTCGCCCGCGTACCGCGCACTCCTTCTGGGAAAGCGGACTACAACCTCGCGCGCCAGCTGTTCCTTCAGAGCGAGGTTCCATCGCTCTGAACGCCTGGCGACGACACGTCGAGGCGGGCCAGGTGATTCCGGTGCAGTCCAACCTCGGTGAGGTACGCGATCGCCACGTCTCGCACACCGTCGACAGCGGACAACTCCGAGACGAAATCGCTGAGCTCGTGCACAGCTCTGCCGCCGATCTGCAGCACCAGATCGGCCAGCCCTACCGTCTGCATGCAGGTGGTCACCAGCCTCCGCCCGACAAGCGGCCTCACTGCTCTATCGTCATCAATAACGACGAACACCATGGCGAACAGCTGCCGCTCGCCAGCGCCGACCGGATCGACACCCGCCACCAGCCGCATTAAGCCGGCCTGCTCCAATCTCCGAATGCGGCTTCGCACGGTCGCATCACTCATGCCGAGCCTGCGCGCAATCTCCCTATTGGATTCGTGGCCGGCGACCGCCAACTGCGAAATCAGGGCGCAATCGAGTTCGTCGAGTGCCGGGCGCGGCGCAGGCAGATCCTCGGGTGACCATGCCTGGATCGGCAATGTGAGACTGTGCATATCGTAAGCCAGTGCACCGGTCACGACGTCGACTCCGAGCAACCGCACGTTGTCGACGCCGCCAAGAGCAGACTGCAGGACGGCGCGGATATCAGCCAAGTGGACTCCGAGTATCGCCACCACGAGATCGCATGCGCCCATGGCGGCAGCGACGAACTGGATTGACGGCAGAGCCAGAAAACGCTTCGTCAGGGTATCAATGCCCGTCTGAGGTGCCTTGATGCGAACGATCGCACCGGCACCGTACCCTGCCAGCTGCGAGTCGATCATAACCGTCGTCGCCAATACGTTGGTCTCGCGCAGCCTTCGCAGCCGAGCGGTGACAGTTTCGTCGGTAACCCCCACCCGCGCGGCGAGGCTGCGCACAGTTATGCGGGGCTCGCTCATCAGCGCCTCGCACAGTAAGCGATCTACGTCATCGAGATGCTGTCGCGGGCGGCGCACCATGGCAGAACGCTACCCGACCCCAGCCGAAAGACAGCACCGCAGGCATGCACGTAGCGCGGCTGCCGAAGCTCCCGCCATATCGATGTCCTCTCGGTCGACATCGCCCTGATGCTGCCCTCGCAATAGCTGCATCCGGGGCGGCTACGTTCTGAAGATACAGCTGACTAGTATGGTGGGATCGCTACAAGGCAGGATTTGCGAGGGCAAAAACCGTGTATTGCGCGTGCGTCCTGTCGAGCGAAGACTGATACGGAGGGATCGATGGTTGATGCGCCGTCCAGCCTGCCGGAAATGACCGGCTCGGTGCTGAGCCTGTTCCGGCTGGACGGGCGGGTGGCGTTGATTACCGGTGCCAGTTCGGGCCTCGGAGTGGGTTTCGCGACGACATTAGCCGAGGCAGGAGCCGACGTAGCGCTTGCCGCTCGTCGGGCTGACGACCTCGAGCGAACCGCGTCCGGGGTTCGCGAATACGGGCGGAGGGCGATCACGATCCAGATGGATGTTTGTGACCCGGAAGCGTGCGCATCGGCTGCTGACCGAACCATCGCCGAGTTCGGACGATTGGACATTCTTATCAACAACGCCGGGACGAACGAGGTCGGGCCTGCGCTTAAGCAGGACGTAGCCGAGTTCCGCCGAGTCATCGAGGTCAATCTCATCGGTGCCTATCAGATGGCAACCGCCTGCGCTCGGCTCATGGGTCCGGGCAGCAGCATCGTCAACATCGCCAGTGTCTACGGCCTGGTGCCGTCGCACCTGCCCCAGGCCGCATACTCAGCCAGTAAGGCCGGAATGATCGGTTTGACGCGCGATCTCGCTCACCAATGGACTAGCCGAAACGGCATTCGGGTCAATGCACTGGCGCCCGGATTCGTCAAGACGGAGATGACCGCGGAGATGAGTCAGGATGCTTTGAACCGGGCGCTGAGTCCGGCGGCGACACCGCGCATGGCCAGCCACCGCGAGATAGACGCGGCGATGTTGTTCCTCGCCTCCCCCGCCTCGAGCTACATCACGGCAGCGACGCTCGCCGTAGACGGCGGTATGTCCGGCCACTGACTCATCACTCGGCACTGACTTCCACCGGCTCGAACACGGGCACGACTTCTCCGGGATCCTCATCGGAGCCGGTCGGCTCGTATCGGACACGGACCTTCATACCTGCGGTCAGGTGCTCAGTAGTCCCGATCAAGCGAACAATCAGCCAGGGTCCTTCGGTCAATTCGACGAGGGCACTGATATAGGGCACCGAATCGGCCAACGCCGGACGAGGCGCCTTATGCACGACGACCCAGCTGACCAACGTCCCTTCACCCGACACGATCACCGGCTCCAATACTGCGAGCGGATCGTCGGGGTCGATGATTGCCTGGGGACCCAGTATCACCCCAGACGGGCTGCGAACCATCTGCAGCTGCTTGCGGCGAGCGGCATCGAAGAAGCCAGCCGACGCATCATCGCGCTTAACCGTCGGGTAGGCGTTCACGCGGCGAGCCTCTGGTGCGGACTGAGCACCAAGGTCGAATGGTGTTCGAGAATGCCTCCGTTACCGCTTACGAGCACGACGTCATTGCGCTCAGCTTGACGATCGCCGCCGGCGTTCCGGGCTTGGATGATGGCCTCGGACAGCGGAGTGAAACCCCACATATAGTAGGAGGAGAGCTGCCCGCCTCCGGTATTGCAGGCGAGCTCGCCGCCCGGGGCCAGCCGGCCGTCCGAGACGAAATCGCCGCCTTCACCCTTCGCGCAGAACCCGTAATCCTCGAGCGAGACCAGCACGGTATATGTGTAGCAATCGTAGAGCTCGGCAACATCGACGTCAGCGGCCGTGATGCCGGCCATGCCCATGGCCTGCCGGCCGGAGCGAACAGCGGGTGTCACAAGCCCCCATTCCGAACCGGCGTGCATCCGCCGTGGTTCATGAGCCTGCCCATAACCCCACACGTGCACCGCAGGTTGCGCTAGAGCGGCCGCTCTGTCGGCCGAGGTCACCACCACGGCGATCGCACCGTTGCTGACTAAGCAACAGTCAAGTAAGTGCAGAGGTTCGGCGATCCAGCGTGAGGCCTGATGATCGTCCAGGGCAATGGGCTCGCGTAGCTGCGCCAGCGGATTGCGACTCGCCCAAGCCCGCTGTGCCACCGCGATTGCGCCCAAATGCGATGACGTTGTGCCATAACGTTGCATGTGCCGCTGGGCGCACAATGCGTACAGGATGTTAGGGCTGACCGCGCCTGACACCAGCGACCAGCCAGCAAATCCTCGGCTAGCTCTTTCCATGCGCCCCTTACTTGCCGCGTGTACCCACGAGGTTCCTGCGTTCTCTCGCGGCTTCAGCGGCGTGTCGGCGAAGA
The nucleotide sequence above comes from Mycolicibacterium moriokaense. Encoded proteins:
- a CDS encoding AMP-binding protein codes for the protein MHFADIWESIALARPDAPAVIQGDRLLSWRDYERRAARFAGLLEQRGVGTEAKVAILLHNCPEYLETQFGALKARAVPVNVNYRYCPGELVQLLENADAEVLVYHSSLAERVRPAIARLPDLRLLLEVNDTEVDDSTAQHAPSVPGALTYESALAGAAPQPVIARFEDDLYMLYTGGTTGLPKGVMYDIGDMTRTFLNGGATLYAQSSATDPIVTAPHALVTAERHYANATLACPPLMHGAGMWIAAMTPHLFGAPVVLLPNRSFDGKAFLHTVAEQRVAVAVIVGDAFGRPIVDALDAYPPGLDPLELSSLQVIVSSGAMLSDGVKDRLIEHLPELTVLDMLGSSEGSMGRSVARRGLSPGAARFVPNPGVRVVRQDGSEVTPGSGEVGTVAIADTMVPRGYYKDPERSARAFPVIDGVRHSLPGDMATVDADGSVRLLGRGNACINTGGEKVYPEEVEQAIKAHPSVADSLVFGVEDELLGQRVVAIVEFTPGAEPPPDEAVIGGVRDRLSRYKAPREIRRVARVPRTPSGKADYNLARQLFLQSEVPSL
- a CDS encoding Lrp/AsnC family transcriptional regulator, translating into MVRRPRQHLDDVDRLLCEALMSEPRITVRSLAARVGVTDETVTARLRRLRETNVLATTVMIDSQLAGYGAGAIVRIKAPQTGIDTLTKRFLALPSIQFVAAAMGACDLVVAILGVHLADIRAVLQSALGGVDNVRLLGVDVVTGALAYDMHSLTLPIQAWSPEDLPAPRPALDELDCALISQLAVAGHESNREIARRLGMSDATVRSRIRRLEQAGLMRLVAGVDPVGAGERQLFAMVFVVIDDDRAVRPLVGRRLVTTCMQTVGLADLVLQIGGRAVHELSDFVSELSAVDGVRDVAIAYLTEVGLHRNHLARLDVSSPGVQSDGTSL
- a CDS encoding SDR family NAD(P)-dependent oxidoreductase, with amino-acid sequence MVDAPSSLPEMTGSVLSLFRLDGRVALITGASSGLGVGFATTLAEAGADVALAARRADDLERTASGVREYGRRAITIQMDVCDPEACASAADRTIAEFGRLDILINNAGTNEVGPALKQDVAEFRRVIEVNLIGAYQMATACARLMGPGSSIVNIASVYGLVPSHLPQAAYSASKAGMIGLTRDLAHQWTSRNGIRVNALAPGFVKTEMTAEMSQDALNRALSPAATPRMASHREIDAAMLFLASPASSYITAATLAVDGGMSGH
- a CDS encoding Zn-ribbon domain-containing OB-fold protein; amino-acid sequence: MNAYPTVKRDDASAGFFDAARRKQLQMVRSPSGVILGPQAIIDPDDPLAVLEPVIVSGEGTLVSWVVVHKAPRPALADSVPYISALVELTEGPWLIVRLIGTTEHLTAGMKVRVRYEPTGSDEDPGEVVPVFEPVEVSAE
- a CDS encoding thiolase family protein translates to MSEIDGLLVSPGVTNDISIGLAAVLGLHELSVLNEVRAFGATACVMIAQAAQAIAAGDATAVTCVFADTPLKPRENAGTSWVHAASKGRMERASRGFAGWSLVSGAVSPNILYALCAQRHMQRYGTTSSHLGAIAVAQRAWASRNPLAQLREPIALDDHQASRWIAEPLHLLDCCLVSNGAIAVVVTSADRAAALAQPAVHVWGYGQAHEPRRMHAGSEWGLVTPAVRSGRQAMGMAGITAADVDVAELYDCYTYTVLVSLEDYGFCAKGEGGDFVSDGRLAPGGELACNTGGGQLSSYYMWGFTPLSEAIIQARNAGGDRQAERNDVVLVSGNGGILEHHSTLVLSPHQRLAA